CGACGGGCGACCTGAAAGCGAAGGGCAAATCCGAGACGATCGTCGACAAGCTCGTCGACGGCATGGGCAACCACGTCACGCGCTCGCTCGCGTTCTCGCAGGACGGCAAAACCTTGTTCGTCTCCGTCGGCTCGGCCACCAACGTCGCGCAAGGCATCGGCAACAAGCCGCCGAAGCCGCTGGCACAATGGGAGTCGGAACACGGCATGGGTGGCGCGTGGGGCGAAGAGACCGACCGCGCCAGCGTGCTCGCGTTCGACCCCGACGGCAAGCACCGCCGCAACTACGCCAACGGCCTGCGCAACTGCGTGGGTATGTTCGTGCATCCGGACACGGGCGACCTGTATTGCAGCGTCAACGAGCGCGACGAACTGGGCGACGACCTCCCGCCCGACTACGTCACGCGCGTCAAGCGCGGCGGCTTTTACGGCTGGCCATGGTACTACCTCGGCGCGCACGAGGATCCGCGCCTGAAAGGCATCCGTCCGGACCTGAAGGACAAGGTCACGGTGCCCGACATGCTGATCCAGGCGCACTCCGCGCCGCTGGGCATGACGGTGTACCATGCCCCGGAAGGCAGCAAGCACGCGTTCCCGAAAGAGTACGACGGCGACATCTTCCTCGCGCTGCACGGCTCGTGGAACCGCGGCATCCGCACCGGCTACAAGGTCGTGCGCGTGATGATGAAGAACGGCGTGCCGACCGGGCAGTACCAGGACTTCATGACCGGCATGGTGCTGTCCGACCGCGACGTGTGGGGCCGTCCGACCGGGGTGACGGTGGCGGAGGACGGGGCGCTGCTCGTCGTCGATGACGGCGGTGGCGTCTTGTGGCGGATCGCGCCGGAGAAATAACAACGTCGTCCTCGCGAACGCGGGCACCCATGCTGACTACTCGAAGCCGGTACGTCGATAACACGGATGTGTTTCCGATGTACCGAATTTGGTTGCTCCGCATGGGTGCCCGCCTGCGCGGGGAGTCGTTTCCGGCAATGCCGGGGAGTCGTTTCCGGCAATGCCGGGAAGTCGTTTCCGGCAATGCCGGGAACGACAGACGGTTACTTCGTCTCTGCGATCCAGCGATCCACCTTCTTCTCCAGCAGCGCCAGCGGCAGCGTGCCTTCGCCCAGCACGATCTCGTGGAACTTGGGCAGGCTGAATGCCGGGCCGAGCGCCTTCTCCGCGCGGGCGCGCAGTTCCTGGATTTTCAGCGCGCCGATCTTGTAGCCCAGCGCCTGTGCCGGCCACGCCATATAGCGCTCGGTCGCGTTGCGCGCATCCGCTTCCGTGTAGCCCAGCGTCTCGCGCATGTACTGGATCGACTGCTCGCGCGTCCAGCCCTTCGCATGCATGCCGGTGTCGACGACGAGGCGCACGGCGCGCAGCATCTCGTCGTTCAGGTGGCCGAACCAGTCTTCCGGCTTGTCGTACAGGCCCATTTCCGTGCCCAGCGTCTCGGCGTACAGTGCCCAGCCTTCGGTGAAGGCGTTGTTGCCGCCGAACTTGCGGAAATTCGGCAGCCCCAGTTCCTGCATCAGCGCGATGTGGAAGTGGTGGCCCGGCTGGCCCTCGTGCAGGAACAGCGTGACCATGCCGGTGCTGCCGTATTGCGTCGGGTCGTTCACGACGGACCAGAACACGCCCGGACGCGAGCCGTCGATCGCCGGCGGCGTGTAGTGGTCGGAGGCCGTCGCCCGCGACAGTTCCGGTTCCAGGCGCAGGTCGAGCGGCGTCTTCGGGCGCAGCGAGAACAGCGCGGGCAGCTTGGTCTGCAGCTGCGTGTTCAGCTTGCGGTAGACGTCGATGATCTCGCCCTCGGTCTTGAAGGGCTTGTACTTCGCCTGCTGCGAGACCCACACCGGCAGGCCGGCCGCCGGACCGTCGTAGCCCATCTTCGGACCGATGCGGGCATATTCACCTTGAATGCGCGCGACTTCCTTCAGGCCGATCTGGTGGATCTGTTCCGGCTGCAGGTCGGTCGTCGTCTGGCTGGCGACGCGCGCGAGATACCAGTTCATCCCCTGCGGCAACGCGCTCCAGCCGGTGCTCGTGCGGCAGGCCGGCAGGTAGTCGTGCTCGACGAAGTCGGCCAGGCGTTTCAATGCCGGATTCAGCTTGCCGGCGATGGTGCTGCGATAGCTCGCCGCCAGCTTCTTCTTGTCGGCATCCGAGAAGCCCGCCGGGAAGTTCTTCACGGGCGTGTAATAGATGCTGTCCTCGGCCTTGGCGGCCACCAGCTGCTTGAACTGGGGCAGCGCGGCTTCCATGATCGCCTTCGGCTGCACGACGCCGCGCTTCATCCCTTCGCGCATGTTCGCGATGGCCTGGTCGATCCACGGACCGAGCTGGTTCAGGCGGCTCAGATAGGCCTGGTAATCCTTCACGGTGACCAGCGACTGCGCCTGCTGGCCGCTGCTGTAGTTCGCGAGCGTGACGGGCAGGGCGTCCATCTGGTTCAGCGGCAGCAGGTGCTCGGGGAACGGCTCGAAGCGCAGCGCGGTCTTCAGTTCGTAGTCGAGGATGTCGTAGCTCGTCTGGTCGCGCTGCGCGAGGCCGTCGCGGCGGATCGTGTGCAGACGCTTCAAATAGTCCTTGTACAGCGCGAACTGGTGCGCGCGGTTCTTGGGCGAGATCGACATGCCGATCTGGTCGGGGAAGCGGTTGTCGCCGCTCTCGCCGGCGGAGACCGGGTCGAAGCGCGCCTGCGCGTCCCAATATTCGTCGGCCAGTTTGTTCAGCTTTTTCGATTCGGCGGCGGTGGCTGCATTGACTGCGGCGTTCGTGGCGCCGGCACCGGCCGTGGGCTTGGTCGCGTTGTCGGCGACGGCCGGCGCGCAGGCGATGAGGCAGGCGGCGGCGATGGTGCCCAGTGTGAGGGTCTGTTTCATGTTGTGTTCTGCGTGATGGAGATGAAAACGTTCCGGTAGGGTGGGCACGGGGCGCCCACCCTACGAGAGTTCAATAACTGGCCAGCGGCGCCAGTTGGCCGCCCTTGAAGGTGTAGACCGTGACGGCCGTCTTCTTCAGGTTGCCGTTCGCATCGTAGCCGTAGGTGCCGGCCACGCCCTGGTACGTCATCGTGTGCAGCTGCTTGCCGACGGCGGCGGCGTCCGTCGTGTTCGCGGTCTGCATGGCCTTCGCGATGAACATCGTCTGGTCGTAGAACGTCGGCGCGTACACGTCCGGGTCGTGCTGGAAGCGCTGCTTGTAGCGGGTCTTGAACGCCGGACCGCCGGCCTGCTTGTCGAGCATCGCGCCGGCCTGCGCGCACATCACGTTCTCGCCGACGGCGTCGCCCCCCAATTTGGCCATCTCGGGGCTGCACAGCGTGTCGCCGCCCAGCAGGCGCACATTCGCCATCCCCAACTGCTTCATCTGCCGTGCCATCGGCGCACCCTGCGGTGCATAGCCGCCGAAGAAAATCGCGTCGACCTTTTTCGCGCGGAACGCGGTGAGGATGGCGGAGAAGTCGCTCGCCTTGTCGTTGGTGAACTCGCGGCCGGCGACGGCAACGCCGGATGCGCGCGCCTGCTTCGCGAATTCGTCGGCGATGCCCTGGCCGAACGCGGTGCGGTCGTCGATCACGCCGACCGTCTTGATCTTCAATTCCTTCGCGGCGAACGACGCCATCGAGCTGCCCACCTGCGAATCGCTGGCGACCATGCGGAACACGTTCGGGTAGCGCGACTGCGTGACCTTCGGGCTCGTGCCGACGGTGGACATCAGGATGCCGGCATCGTTGTAGACGCGCGCGGCGGGAATCGCGACGCCCGAGTTGTACGGGCCGAGCACGAACTTGACGCCGGCGTCGGCGAATTTCTGCGCGACGCTCACGCCGGCCTTCGGGTCGCCCTGGTCGTCTTCGGACAGCAGCTCGAACTTGAGCGTCTTGCCGCCGATCTTGAGCTTTTGCGCGTTGAGTTCTTCGACGGCGAGGCGCACGCCGTTCTCGTCATCCTTGCCGGCGAAGGCGTTGGCGCCCGACAGCGGGCCGCTCACGCCGATGCGCACGACCTGGTCCTGGGCGAGCGCGGAACTACCTGTCGCTAGCAGGATCGCCGCCAGCGCCACGGTTTTGATGGTTGATGCCATTGGTTCGTCTCCGTTGTTATTCAACGGTCGCCATCATCGCACGGGAACCTCGAAAAACCTACTGCGCGTTGCCCTGTCGCCCTGCGATGCTCGCTGTACATCCGTACAGCTGCGCTTCTCGGACAACGGTGCTGCCGCTGGCGACGGTTTTTCGAGGCCGCCGATAAGGCGCGCAAACAGATTACGCCGGCAGCCCGTGCGAGATCAGTTCCAGCGGCAGCGCGGTGGTGCACTTGATCTGCTCCATCGAGAACGCGGACGAGACGCCGGACAGCTGGGCCGTCTTGATCAGTTTTTTGTAGAAGCGGTCGTAGCCGTCGATGTCGGTGGTGACGACCTTGAGCAGGTAATCGACGTCGCCGCTCATGCGGTGGAATTCCAGCACTTCGGGCAGCGCGACGACGGCGGAGGCGAAGCGCTCCAGCCATTTTTCGTCGTGCTCGTTGGTGCGCACGCTGACGAACACGGTCACGGGCAGGCCGACCTTGTGCCGGTTGACGATGCTGACCCGGCTCTCGATGTATCCCTCTTCCTCCAGGCGCTTGACCCGTTTCCAGCACGGGGTGCTGGACAGCCCCACCTTTTCGCTCAAGCCGGAAATCGACAGGGTGGCATCCGCCTGCAGAGCCGCCAAAATCGCGCAGTCGTATTTGTCGAGTGAATTCGTCTTATCCATGTCACGGTATCTAGAATGTTCGTTCTTCAGCCTAGGAAAAATCAAAGATTCTTTAGTACGTCATTTTCGGCACCAAACCGTAACATATTACTCAACAATCGCGCTGATGGCGCATTTATTTTTGGACTTTTAGCAATTATTTTATGGCCTCCGACATCTACCTCGACGCAAACGCCACTTCGCCGGTCCTGCCTTCCGCAATCGCCGCCGCCGTCGAGGCGATGGAGGCCCAGTTCGGCAATCCGAGCAGCAGTCACGCCACCGGCCTGCGTGCCAGGCGCATCCTCGACACGACCCGCGCGCGCGCGCGACGCGTGCTCGGCGCCGGACCGGGACGCGTGCTGTTCACGAGCGGCGCCACCGAAGGCATCCAGACCGCCGTGCTGTCCGCGCTCGTCGCCGTGCGCGAACGCCGCGCCGCCGGAGAAGACTGCGGCGACCTGCTGGTCTACGGCGCCACCGAACACAAGGCCGTGTCGGAAAGCCTCGCGCACTGGAACCGCCTGCTCGGCACGGGCCTGACCTTGCTTGCGCTCCCCGTCGACGCCGCAGGACGCCACCGCCTGGACGTCCTGCGCGACCTGGCGCCGCGCGCCGCCATGGTCTGCACGATGGCCGCGAACAACGAAACGGGCGCGATCTCGGACCTCGACGGCATCGCGCGCGTGCTGCGTGAGAGCGGCAGCAAGGCCTACTGGATGGTCGATTGCGTGCAGGCGCTGGGCAAGCTGCCGCTCGATCTGGCGAACACGCGCATCGACTACGCGCCGTTCTCCGGCCACAAGCTGCATGCGCCGAAAGGCATCGGCATCCTGTACGTGCGCGACGGCGCGCCCTACACGCCGCTGATGATCGGCGGCGGCCAGGAAGGCGGACAGCGCTCCGGCACCGAGAACATGGCCGGCATCGCCGCCCTCGGCGCCGTGCTGGCCGCGCTGGAAGAGGGCACCACGTTCCGGGGCCACGCCGAACTCGCCGCCATGCGCGACCGGCTGGCGGCCACCCTGCGCGATGCCTTTCCCGCCATCGTCTTCAACGCGCCGTTCGAACACACCTTGCCGACCACCCTGAATTTCGCCGTGCCCGGCGTGTCCAGCAAGGACCTGCTCGACCTGTTCGATGCGGCCGGCGTGCGCGTCAGCGCGGGGTCGGCCTGCTCGGCGGCGAAGGCCGCGCCCAGCTACGTGCTGGATGCGATGGGCCTGCCGTTGTGGCGCAGCGGCGGCGCCGTGCGCCTGTCGATCGGGCCGCTCGCCGACGACGCCTTCGTCGATGCCGCCTGCGCGCGC
This genomic stretch from Massilia putida harbors:
- a CDS encoding PQQ-dependent sugar dehydrogenase, with product MHNKIATALFGALTLAGTASAAPSAGQAYFEQNCASCHTADASMGSRAGPPLFNVVGRKAASAPGFNYTDALTKAGAAGKTWTRAELDVFLRDPSRDVPGTAMPVAVADAKQRAAVIDYLAAQSGKAAAPAAKAAAGERAGAWTEDKPGDVHHVTVDQLVAPFASESAGNGPKLAKRPDGAMPAVPKGFKVSVLAETGKARLLLRAPNGDIILSDMGKGEVRILRLGSGGDTVESDSVFATGLSRPYGLALWPAANPKYLYVANANSVVRFPYTTGDLKAKGKSETIVDKLVDGMGNHVTRSLAFSQDGKTLFVSVGSATNVAQGIGNKPPKPLAQWESEHGMGGAWGEETDRASVLAFDPDGKHRRNYANGLRNCVGMFVHPDTGDLYCSVNERDELGDDLPPDYVTRVKRGGFYGWPWYYLGAHEDPRLKGIRPDLKDKVTVPDMLIQAHSAPLGMTVYHAPEGSKHAFPKEYDGDIFLALHGSWNRGIRTGYKVVRVMMKNGVPTGQYQDFMTGMVLSDRDVWGRPTGVTVAEDGALLVVDDGGGVLWRIAPEK
- a CDS encoding DUF885 domain-containing protein, translating into MKQTLTLGTIAAACLIACAPAVADNATKPTAGAGATNAAVNAATAAESKKLNKLADEYWDAQARFDPVSAGESGDNRFPDQIGMSISPKNRAHQFALYKDYLKRLHTIRRDGLAQRDQTSYDILDYELKTALRFEPFPEHLLPLNQMDALPVTLANYSSGQQAQSLVTVKDYQAYLSRLNQLGPWIDQAIANMREGMKRGVVQPKAIMEAALPQFKQLVAAKAEDSIYYTPVKNFPAGFSDADKKKLAASYRSTIAGKLNPALKRLADFVEHDYLPACRTSTGWSALPQGMNWYLARVASQTTTDLQPEQIHQIGLKEVARIQGEYARIGPKMGYDGPAAGLPVWVSQQAKYKPFKTEGEIIDVYRKLNTQLQTKLPALFSLRPKTPLDLRLEPELSRATASDHYTPPAIDGSRPGVFWSVVNDPTQYGSTGMVTLFLHEGQPGHHFHIALMQELGLPNFRKFGGNNAFTEGWALYAETLGTEMGLYDKPEDWFGHLNDEMLRAVRLVVDTGMHAKGWTREQSIQYMRETLGYTEADARNATERYMAWPAQALGYKIGALKIQELRARAEKALGPAFSLPKFHEIVLGEGTLPLALLEKKVDRWIAETK
- a CDS encoding branched-chain amino acid ABC transporter substrate-binding protein, which produces MASTIKTVALAAILLATGSSALAQDQVVRIGVSGPLSGANAFAGKDDENGVRLAVEELNAQKLKIGGKTLKFELLSEDDQGDPKAGVSVAQKFADAGVKFVLGPYNSGVAIPAARVYNDAGILMSTVGTSPKVTQSRYPNVFRMVASDSQVGSSMASFAAKELKIKTVGVIDDRTAFGQGIADEFAKQARASGVAVAGREFTNDKASDFSAILTAFRAKKVDAIFFGGYAPQGAPMARQMKQLGMANVRLLGGDTLCSPEMAKLGGDAVGENVMCAQAGAMLDKQAGGPAFKTRYKQRFQHDPDVYAPTFYDQTMFIAKAMQTANTTDAAAVGKQLHTMTYQGVAGTYGYDANGNLKKTAVTVYTFKGGQLAPLASY
- a CDS encoding Lrp/AsnC family transcriptional regulator, producing the protein MDKTNSLDKYDCAILAALQADATLSISGLSEKVGLSSTPCWKRVKRLEEEGYIESRVSIVNRHKVGLPVTVFVSVRTNEHDEKWLERFASAVVALPEVLEFHRMSGDVDYLLKVVTTDIDGYDRFYKKLIKTAQLSGVSSAFSMEQIKCTTALPLELISHGLPA
- a CDS encoding aminotransferase class V-fold PLP-dependent enzyme, which translates into the protein MASDIYLDANATSPVLPSAIAAAVEAMEAQFGNPSSSHATGLRARRILDTTRARARRVLGAGPGRVLFTSGATEGIQTAVLSALVAVRERRAAGEDCGDLLVYGATEHKAVSESLAHWNRLLGTGLTLLALPVDAAGRHRLDVLRDLAPRAAMVCTMAANNETGAISDLDGIARVLRESGSKAYWMVDCVQALGKLPLDLANTRIDYAPFSGHKLHAPKGIGILYVRDGAPYTPLMIGGGQEGGQRSGTENMAGIAALGAVLAALEEGTTFRGHAELAAMRDRLAATLRDAFPAIVFNAPFEHTLPTTLNFAVPGVSSKDLLDLFDAAGVRVSAGSACSAAKAAPSYVLDAMGLPLWRSGGAVRLSIGPLADDAFVDAACARIRHCGEALRASRFKDGSPGVMQVSGDGRYGWIVFDATTCVVIDPPRDQLERIAALARDAGLRVLDVDVADHATVELDDGSHAPCIVIGGAVLARLPDGWLLGDADAGHLRRTAVRHVFGAVDAGRLARVAHDGAVICHGADVDGLAWATPRARDGGTAGQLHQDTLDVFLRRHEDALLVDVREAFEAAAGPMVLHGRAARNVPLSRLAEHVAGWLAEPARPIVFVCRSGNRSAKAATLLRRAGHAQAWTVVGGLALA